A window of Desulfuromonadales bacterium genomic DNA:
CTGAGCGAGCATCAGCGCCACCACCTCGGCATGCAGGATGGAGCAGCGGGCGGCAACGACCAGATTGACGCCGACGGCAAGCAGGCGGCCGTTTTCCGTCTCGAAGACGGCGGCACCGAAGGGCCCCCCCGTCCCTGCTGAGACATTGCGCCGCGCCAGGTCGATGGCCAGACCCATGCGTTCCCGGACGTCCGGATAGCTGGCCCTGGCCGCCTCGGCGGCAAAGTCTTTCAGCCATTCGGGCAGACACAGGTTAAACGAATCGGCCACTGCCTCCCTCGCCCCGGGCCGATTTCCTCCCATCAGACCCCCTCCCTTCTCCATCACCAGACCCCGTCGAGGGGAACACCGCAGAAACCGCACCGGCCATCCCGCACCGAGACGGTTCCCAGACGAAAACCGCGCCTTTCGATCACCGTACGCCGGCAGGCGGAACAAAGGGTGTTCTCCCCTCCTTCGCCGGGAATGTTCCCCTCGTAAACATGGCGCAGCCCGGCTTTGAGACCGATCTGTCTGGCCCGGCGCAGGGTTGAGACGGGTGTCGGCGGCCGGTCAAGAAGCTTGTAGGTGGGATAGAAGGCCGTGACGTGCCAAGGCGTCTCGCGCCCCAACTCCTCGGCAATGAAGCGGGCAATCCCCTTGAGATCGGCCTCGTCGTCGTTGTGGCCCGGGATGATGAGCGTGGTGACCTCGATCCAGATTCCCAGCCGTTTGTAGACCTTCAGGGAATCGAGCACCCCGGCCAGGGTGGCGCCGGCGACCTCGCGGTAGAACTTTTCCGAAAACCCCTTGAGGTCGATGTTGGCTGCGTCGAGATAGGGGGCGATATTCTCCAGCGCCTCCGGGGTGATGTAGCCGTTGGTGACGAAAACGTTCCCGAGACCGGCCTGGCGGGCAAGAACGGCGGTGTCGAATGCGTACTCGTAGAAGATGGTCGGTTCGGTATAGGTGTAGGAGATGCTGCGGCAACCGGCTGCCACGGCCCGGCGGACGATCTCGGCCGATGGCAGATCCCTGCCGGGAATCTCCCGGCGAACGCGGGGGAGTTGGGAAATCTCGTAGTTCTGACAGTGCAGACAGCGGAAGTTGCAGCCGGCCGTGGCGATGGAAAAGCTGGTCGAGCCGGGGTGGTAATGGAAGAGGGGTTTCTTCTCGATGGGATCGATCTGCTCGGCGATGCTTCTGCCGTAGACCAGGGTGTAGAGAACGCCGTCCGTATTTTCCCGGACCCCGCAGATCCCTCGCTGCCCCTCGGCGATCAGGCAGCGGAACCGGCAGAGAGAACAACGCACCTTGCCCCCTTCCGCCTTCGCCCAGAACATGGCCTCATGCATGACGCCCTCCCGTTCGCAAGAGTTGGCAGAAGTATAGCAGAAAGGCGCGAGGCGCGAGGCAAAAGGCACGAGGCAAAAGGCGAGGGGCAAGGGGCAAGGGAGAATGCGAGGCGATGGGTTTCAGCTTTTCCTCGGGCCTCGGGCCTGCCTCTAAAACATAAACCTGCGCATGCCGACGTTGAGCAGCAGCCCCACACCGATCATGGTGGTAACCATGCTCGTTCCACCGTAGGAAAAGAGCGGCAGGGGCACACCTACCACCGGCAGCAGGCCGATCACCATCCCCAGGTTGACAATGATGTGCCAGAAGAGCAGAGCGACCACCCCCAGGGCGAGGTACATGCCGAAGCGGTCGGTGGCGCGCCGGGCGATGTAGATTCCCACGAAAATGACCAGCAGGTAGAGCAGCAGCAGCAGCAGGCAGGCGACGAACCCCCATTCTTCGGCGAAAACCGAAAAAGCGAAATCGGTATGGCGCTCGGGCAGAAAGGAGAGCTGCGACTGGGTCCCCTGCATGTACCCCTTGCCGAAGAAACCGCCGCTGCCCACGGCAATCTTCGACTGGATAATGTGATAGCCGGAGCCGAGCGGATCCCGTTCGGGATCGAGAAAAGTACGGATGCGCTCCTTCTGGTAGTCGTGCAGAAGGAACCAGCCCCCGCTGGCACCGGCCAGTCCGAAAAAGGCGAGCACCGCCAGGGCCGAACGGCGGACACCGGCAAAGAGAATGATGGTGGTACCGATGAACAGCAGGAGCATCGACGTACCCAGGTCGGGCTGCTTCATGATCAGGAGGACCGGCACTCCCATGAGCAGGAAAGGTCCCAGAAGTTCACGCAGGGTATGGCCGGAAGAATGCCCTTTTTCGCTGAAATGCCGGGCCAGGGTGATGATGATGACTATTTTCATGACCTCGGAGGGCTGCAGGTTGAAAAACCCGAGATCTATCCAGCGTGTGGCCCCCATGGTGGTCTTGCCGGCCACAAGCACCACCAGAAGCAGTGCGACATTGATGCCGTAGAAGATGAAGCCGAGATATTCGAGATGCCGATAGTCGACGGAGCAGACGGTAAAAGCAATGAGCAGACCGATGCCCAGCCAATAGGCCTGTTTGACATAGACAGGGGTACCGCTGGGGTCCCAGGAGGAAGTAGCGCTGTAGAGGTTGACCATGCCGATGGCGGCGATCAGACAGATCAGCAGCAGCAGCATCCAGTCAAAATGAGTCAAAAGTCGGCGGTCGAACATCTTCTCAATCTCCGCTGGCAGCCGGGTCGATGGCCGGGTCGGCAGCCGGGTCGCCGGCCGCATCCGCGGTCTCCGGTTTCGGTTCCAGCCCGAAATAGCTGGCAAAAATGGCCCGGGCGACCGGCGCGGCGGCGCTGCCGCCGTGGCCGCCGTGTTCCACCACTACCGCTACGGCCAGTTGCGGGTCGTCGGCCGGCGCGTAGGCGATGAAGAGGGCATGGTCACGGTGCTGGTAGATGGCATCCTGCCCCCGGTCGCTATCGCCCTTGAGCTTGACCACCTGTGAGGTGCCGGTCTTGCCGGCAAAGCGCACCTCTTCCAGGCGACTCGACCAGGCGGTCCCGCCAGGCTCGTTCACCACCGCCTCCATGCCGCGGCGCACCGTCCGCAGCGCCGCTTCCGGCAGTGCCGCCGAATGGAGGACCTCCGGCGCCGTCTCGAACAGAATCTGGCCCGCAGGGTCTTCGATCCGCTTGACGACATGCGGCCGCAGTACCTTGCCGCCGTTGACCACCGCTGCTGTCATGGTGGCAAGTTGCAGAGGGGTCGTCAACACGTAACCCTGGCCGATGGCGGCAATCGCCGTCTCCCCGTCGTACCACCCTGCGCCGAAGCGCCGGCGCTTCCAGGCCCGGTCGGGAATGAGTCCCCCTTTCTCTCCGTCGAGCCCCAGACCGAGCGTCTCACCCAGCCCAAGCTCCCGGACCGTTGCCGACATCCGATCGATGCCCAGGTCGATGCCGACCTTGTAGAACCAGACGTCGCAGCTCTCCTTGAGGGCTTTCTTCAAATCGGTCACCCCGTGCCCCTCTCTTTTCCAGCAGCGGAATTCCCGATTGCCGATGGTAACCTTCCCCTCGCAATTGACGCTGGTCGCGGGCGTGGCAACCCCGGCCCTGAGGGCCGCCAGGGCAACCGCCACCTTGAAGGTCGAACCGGGCGGATACTGCCCGCGGATCGCCTTGTTCTGCAGCGGGTGGCGGGGATTCTGCAGCAGCCCGATCCACTGTTCACCGGAGATGCCGCTGGCGAAAAGTGCCGGGTCGAAGCCCGGCCGGCTGACCAACGCAAGAACCTCGCCGGTACGCACATCGAGGGCCACGGCGGCTCCGGCCTGATCGGCAAAGGCCTTCTCCGCGGCCTGTTGCATGTCACGCTGCAGGGTCAGTATTACCCGGTTGCCCGGTACCGGCTCCAGGGTCCTGAGCAGTCGCAGTTCGCGCCCCTTGACGTCCACCTCGACCCGGCGCTGGCCTTCCCGGCCATGCAGGAAGGACTCCAGGGTCTTTTCCAGCCCGACCTTGCCGACATATTCGCCGAGTCGGTAGTCCCTGTAGGCCTCTTCCTGGATTTCGCGTTCGGTGATTTCCCCCAGGTAGCCGAAAAGATGTGCCGCCGTCTCGCCGTACGGGTAGGAACGCACTGGTCGTACCTCGGTGAGGACGCCAGGCAGGGAGACGCCGTTTTCCTGGATGACTTCCATCACCTCCCGTCCGACATCCTCAGCCAGCGGGATCGGCCGGTAGCGGGAGTAACGCATCCCCTTTTCCCAGCGCTTGGCCAACTCCGCCGGTTCGACGCCGAGATAGGGGGCAAGTCGGTCAAGCAGCCTCGCCTTCTCTTCCACCTCGGATGGGAGAACCGAAACGCCGAAAGCCGGACGGTTGTCGACCAGCAGGTCACCGTTGCGGTCGTAGACCGGCCCGCGGGGAGCGGCAATAGGGACGTAACGGATGCGGTTTTTTTCCGACAGGGAGAGGTAATGCTCGGCCGCTATCACCTGCAGGTACCAGAGGCGCAGGGCAAGCAGCAGAAAAATCGCCGCGGCAGCCAGTGAGAAGAAAATAAATCGGTTTTTGAGGCCGGGGAGCTCCGCCCAGCCAGAATTAAGACCCATAGTGACGACCCACACCGCGCAGCCCCGGGACCCTGGAGCGCGGGGCGAAGCGACGTTGCAGCCATGCTGCTGCCCTGAGCAGAAGACAGGCCGCCAGCAGATTGAGCAGGAGCTGCGGCAGTATCCCTTTGAGGATAATCATCCAGAGGGCACCAGCCTCGGCAAAAAAACCGAGAGCAAAGAGAACCAGGGCGGCCTGCAGCAGGGTGCCGGCCGAAACCAGCAGCAGCAGAAGTACCGGGCTTTCGGTATTAAGCCGGGCGGCCGCGCCGCGCACAGCCAGAAAAGTGCACAACAGGGCGAGGCCATGGAGGCCGGGATAACCGGCAGCGAAGACATCCTGGAGGCAGCCGAGGAGATAGGAGAGTGCGCCGCCGCGAACATAGCCTTCGTTAAGCCCGAGATAGACGACGAGAATCAGCAGCAGGTCAGGCTTGAAATGCAGTGGCAGCATGGGCGGCAGCAGGGTCGTCTGCAGAACGAGAAAGATAAACCCGAGAGGAAAATAGACTAACGTCCGCGTCATCGACGCTCCTTGAGCAGGACGAGGACTTCCTCCAACCGGTAAAAATCGACGGCCGGCGTCACTTCGACGCTCCTGAACAGACCGAAACCACCCGGACTTACCCGGCTCACCGTGCCGACGGTCAATCCCTTGGGGAAGACCCCGCCTGCCCCCGAGGTGACGATCAGGTCCCCTTCCTCGATCTCTTCCCAATGCATGGCAAAATCGAAGCTCAGCAGATTCCCCTGCCCCCGACAGATCCCCCGGGCACGGGTACGCTGGACCAGTCCGGCAATCGCCGAGGAACCATCAGTGGCGAGGAGTACTTTGGACTCGCTGGCGGCGCTCTTGATGACCCGGCCGACCACTCCCTCGGCCACCACCACCGGCATCCCCTCATGCACCCCGTCCTGGCGGCCGCGATCGATGAGCACGGTACGAAACCAGCTGGAAGCGTCCTCGGCAATCACCCGCGCCGGGACCGCCTGGCTCTCAGTCTCCTCACGAAAGGCGAGCAGCCGGCTCAGGCGCTCGTTCTCCAGGCGGACCTCGGTGAGTTGCACCAGTTCGGAGCGCAGTCGACGGTTCTCCGCCGACAGCCGGAGGACCTCCGGAGAGTTGCCGAATATTCCAAGGAAGCGGTTCCAGACCCCGGCCACGCCGTCGGCGAGGATATCCATCCCGCCCTGCACCGGAGCGGTGAGCCCGAGCACGGTCCTCTCGAAGACGTTGGTGGTTTCCCTTTGTCGCAGCTGAGCCGAATAAAGCAGCAGAGCGGCCAGGATGAGGCATCCTGCCAGCAGGGGCGTCCTGTATTTTCGCAGCAGTTCAAGCATCCGTTGCTTCCCGGCACCGGCGAAAAAAGGGAGGGCCCGCGGCCCTCCCGTCCTGTTTCCGATTTCGGATTATAGAATAAAACCACAGGCCGCTGCTACCCCCCATGAGGAGAAAACCCGCCGGCCCTAGGAAGAAATGGTTACCCGCTTGAGCAGGTCGAGTTCGTCCAGCACCTTGCCGGAGCCGAGTACGACGCAAGAGAGCGGGTCCTCGGCGATAACCACCGGCAGGCCGGTCTCCTCGCGCAGCAGGGCATCGAGGTTCGCCAGGCAGGCGCCGCCGCCGGCCAGCACGATCCCCTTGTCGACTATATCGGCCGCCAGTTCGGGCGGCGTGCGCTCCAGGGCGATGCGCACCGCCTCGACGATGGCGTTGACCGACTCGGCAATCGCGTCACGAATCTCATCGGAATCGATTTCCAGGGTCTTGGGAATGCCGGAGACCAGATCGCGTCCCTTGACCTCCATCGTCCGCACGTCGCCCCCCGGATAGGGGTAGGCGCTGCCGATCTCGATCTTGATCTGCTCGGCAGTCCGTTCGCCGATCAGCAGGTTGTACTTGCGTTTCATGTACTGCACAATCGCCTCGTCCAGCTTGTCGCCGCCAACCCGCACACTCTTGGCGTAGACGATACCGGCCAGGGAGATGACCGCCACCTCGGTCGTGCCGCCGCCGATGTCGACGATCATGTTGCCGGA
This region includes:
- the mreC gene encoding rod shape-determining protein MreC — protein: MLELLRKYRTPLLAGCLILAALLLYSAQLRQRETTNVFERTVLGLTAPVQGGMDILADGVAGVWNRFLGIFGNSPEVLRLSAENRRLRSELVQLTEVRLENERLSRLLAFREETESQAVPARVIAEDASSWFRTVLIDRGRQDGVHEGMPVVVAEGVVGRVIKSAASESKVLLATDGSSAIAGLVQRTRARGICRGQGNLLSFDFAMHWEEIEEGDLIVTSGAGGVFPKGLTVGTVSRVSPGGFGLFRSVEVTPAVDFYRLEEVLVLLKERR
- the mreD gene encoding rod shape-determining protein MreD, translated to MTRTLVYFPLGFIFLVLQTTLLPPMLPLHFKPDLLLILVVYLGLNEGYVRGGALSYLLGCLQDVFAAGYPGLHGLALLCTFLAVRGAAARLNTESPVLLLLLVSAGTLLQAALVLFALGFFAEAGALWMIILKGILPQLLLNLLAACLLLRAAAWLQRRFAPRSRVPGLRGVGRHYGS
- a CDS encoding rod shape-determining protein codes for the protein MFNLFDAIFGMFSNDLAIDLGTANTLVYLKGKGIVVSEPSVVAVQKDAMGQKKVLAVGMEAKKMLGRTPGSIVAIRPMKDGVIADFDITEEMLRYFIRKVHNRKTLIRPRIVICVPSGITQVEKRAVKESAESAGAREVYLIEEPMAAAIGAGLPITEASGNMIVDIGGGTTEVAVISLAGIVYAKSVRVGGDKLDEAIVQYMKRKYNLLIGERTAEQIKIEIGSAYPYPGGDVRTMEVKGRDLVSGIPKTLEIDSDEIRDAIAESVNAIVEAVRIALERTPPELAADIVDKGIVLAGGGACLANLDALLREETGLPVVIAEDPLSCVVLGSGKVLDELDLLKRVTISS
- the mrdA gene encoding penicillin-binding protein 2, giving the protein MGLNSGWAELPGLKNRFIFFSLAAAAIFLLLALRLWYLQVIAAEHYLSLSEKNRIRYVPIAAPRGPVYDRNGDLLVDNRPAFGVSVLPSEVEEKARLLDRLAPYLGVEPAELAKRWEKGMRYSRYRPIPLAEDVGREVMEVIQENGVSLPGVLTEVRPVRSYPYGETAAHLFGYLGEITEREIQEEAYRDYRLGEYVGKVGLEKTLESFLHGREGQRRVEVDVKGRELRLLRTLEPVPGNRVILTLQRDMQQAAEKAFADQAGAAVALDVRTGEVLALVSRPGFDPALFASGISGEQWIGLLQNPRHPLQNKAIRGQYPPGSTFKVAVALAALRAGVATPATSVNCEGKVTIGNREFRCWKREGHGVTDLKKALKESCDVWFYKVGIDLGIDRMSATVRELGLGETLGLGLDGEKGGLIPDRAWKRRRFGAGWYDGETAIAAIGQGYVLTTPLQLATMTAAVVNGGKVLRPHVVKRIEDPAGQILFETAPEVLHSAALPEAALRTVRRGMEAVVNEPGGTAWSSRLEEVRFAGKTGTSQVVKLKGDSDRGQDAIYQHRDHALFIAYAPADDPQLAVAVVVEHGGHGGSAAAPVARAIFASYFGLEPKPETADAAGDPAADPAIDPAASGD
- the amrS gene encoding AmmeMemoRadiSam system radical SAM enzyme; translated protein: MHEAMFWAKAEGGKVRCSLCRFRCLIAEGQRGICGVRENTDGVLYTLVYGRSIAEQIDPIEKKPLFHYHPGSTSFSIATAGCNFRCLHCQNYEISQLPRVRREIPGRDLPSAEIVRRAVAAGCRSISYTYTEPTIFYEYAFDTAVLARQAGLGNVFVTNGYITPEALENIAPYLDAANIDLKGFSEKFYREVAGATLAGVLDSLKVYKRLGIWIEVTTLIIPGHNDDEADLKGIARFIAEELGRETPWHVTAFYPTYKLLDRPPTPVSTLRRARQIGLKAGLRHVYEGNIPGEGGENTLCSACRRTVIERRGFRLGTVSVRDGRCGFCGVPLDGVW
- the rodA gene encoding rod shape-determining protein RodA, whose translation is MRPATRLPTRPSTRLPAEIEKMFDRRLLTHFDWMLLLLICLIAAIGMVNLYSATSSWDPSGTPVYVKQAYWLGIGLLIAFTVCSVDYRHLEYLGFIFYGINVALLLVVLVAGKTTMGATRWIDLGFFNLQPSEVMKIVIIITLARHFSEKGHSSGHTLRELLGPFLLMGVPVLLIMKQPDLGTSMLLLFIGTTIILFAGVRRSALAVLAFFGLAGASGGWFLLHDYQKERIRTFLDPERDPLGSGYHIIQSKIAVGSGGFFGKGYMQGTQSQLSFLPERHTDFAFSVFAEEWGFVACLLLLLLYLLVIFVGIYIARRATDRFGMYLALGVVALLFWHIIVNLGMVIGLLPVVGVPLPLFSYGGTSMVTTMIGVGLLLNVGMRRFMF